One Cryptosporidium parvum Iowa II chromosome 5, whole genome shotgun sequence DNA segment encodes these proteins:
- a CDS encoding MJ0710-like (thump + methylase domains). RNA methylase, which translates to MPLYLVWFVLHPDYHEFRLQELESLAECFGVEKNKLWVTNLPEYVSWHHRKYDRPLANDHSSSFAWVCLPNEDIALRILQRSVLVRGFMQVWASGTDHEQVEKVLKEDEYVKKEFLRKYIHDDVDFSWKVKSIGKKLSRPEQVSRMNHYSFLFKGTETVNLKDPSLSLGIFEDWRSIHNQEKLPIEGISKEQISKLQSTMLKRVYLGRIIENQSSTDLGDKSLWWLKYTLNKRPILGPTTMDNELAFIMCNIAQVKKNDIVFDPFCGTGGILISASHFGATCFGSDLDLRVINGWFCSYVNPHMIKDQSIKEDHSKSIYSNFDYYKLERPGIIRMDISQSSIRSSWIDAIVCDPPYGIRATSRTTNSNSNQPTSVYSGNNYIHTFIQDYNYRKSSPSSSSSSISNTHPSTGKNTFGSHQPIDEMIFDLLSFASKTLVIHGHLVFLLPLMVSDANIVIPNLIENWKHIFSIDFPYMQTLGGGLGRLLVHMKLINKNEELFGI; encoded by the coding sequence ATGCCGTTATATTTGGTTTGGTTTGTTTTACACCCTGATTATCATGAATTTAGACTTCAGGAATTGGAATCTTTAGCTGAATGTTTTGGagttgaaaaaaataagctTTGGGTCACTAATTTACCAGAATACGTTTCATGGCATCATCGTAAATATGATAGACCTTTAGCAAATGATCATAGTAGTTCTTTTGCATGGGTATGTTTACCAAATGAAGATATTGCTTTACGTATCTTGCAAAGAAGTGTTCTAGTAAGAGGTTTTATGCAAGTTTGGGCAAGTGGAACAGATCATGAACAAGTTGAGAAAGTTCTTAAAGAAGATGAATAtgttaaaaaagaatttcttAGAAAGTATATACATGATGATGTTGATTTTTCTTGGAAAGTTAAAAGTATTGGAAAAAAGTTATCTAGACCTGAACAAGTTTCAAGAATGAATCATTATAGTTTTCTATTTAAAGGTACTGAGACtgttaatttaaaagatcCTTCTTTAAGTCTGGgaatttttgaagattGGAGATCTATTCATAATCAAGAAAAACTTCCAATAGAAGGAATTTCTAAGGAGCAAATTTCTAAGCTTCAATCTACTATGCTTAAAAGGGTTTATCTTGGAAGAATAATAGAGAATCAAAGCTCTACTGATCTTGGAGATAAATCTCTATGGTGGTTGAAGTATACTTTAAATAAGAGACCAATATTAGGTCCAACAACTATGGATAATGAATTAGCCTTTATAATGTGTAATATTGCtcaagttaaaaaaaatgatatagTTTTTGATCCATTTTGTGGAACTGGTGGTATCCTTATTTCAGCTTCTCATTTTGGAGCTACATGTTTTGGATCTGATCTTGATCTTAGAGTAATTAATGGATGGTTTTGTTCTTATGTTAATCCACATATGATTAAAGATCAATCTATTAAAGAAGACCATTCAAAATCTATTTATTCTAATTTTGACTATTATAAGCTTGAAAGACCTGGTATTATTAGAATGGATATTTCTCAGAGTTCAATTAGATCCTCATGGATAGATGCCATTGTTTGCGATCCTCCTTATGGAATTAGAGCAACTTCTAGAACCACTAATTCTAATTCAAATCAACCTACTAGTGTTTATTCAGGTAATAACTATATCCATACATTTATTCAGGATTACAATTATAGGAAATCTTCaccatcatcatcatcatcttctatATCAAATACTCATCCATCTACAGGAAAGAATACTTTTGGGTCTCATCAGCCAATTGATGAAATGATCTTTGACCTATTATCATTTGCATCTAAGACTTTGGTTATTCATGGACATCTTGTCTTTCTTTTACCTCTTATGGTATCAGATGCCAATATTGTAATTCCTAATCTTATTGAAAATTGGAAGCATATCTTTTCTATTGACTTTCCTTATATGCAAACATTAGGAGGAGGTCTTGGTAGATTGTTAGTACATATGAAACTAATCAacaaaaatgaagaattatttgggatctaa
- a CDS encoding RIKEN cDNA 2610011N19 gen, with translation MENPQNIVKHAFNEAIKNLFPEFDKEAIIAISNPNFGDYQCNSCMTIFSQFKGKLEGIKSPRDIGMKIKDYIEKNGDLSINFKSIEVAPQGFITIKLSDEFIQNNLSKLQEMDEVKVTPTMKFHCKSGRKTPKVIVDFSSPNIAKEMHVGHLRSTIIGDTTCRILEYLGFEVLRVNHVGDWGTQFGMLIEYLKEEYPTFVENLPEISDLQEFYKNSKKRFDTDPQFKLRSQQNVVMLQGGDQDALTAWKKICEVSRVEFQKIYDRLGIRLEEFGESYYNDMIPGVVKMLDEKGILKLDNGAQCVYTKINEIPLMAVKSDGGYGYDSTDLAAIHHRLITLDADWVIYTTDMGQEEHFMKLFDVAETMGWHDPSNTRLFFIGFGVIQGEDGKKFKTRSGDVVKLTELIDEGVARAKKELVDRRNQRRSDQTNKSNTDVEVDHPNIDDSDLDLMANTIGHAAIKYFDLKQNRLTNYRFSFDRMLDPKGNTAVYLLYAYARICAIFRKVEFIQSDNSMVIKQKVSNFKLKISNNVERKLSIQLLRFPEVFDGILNDFFPNRLADYCYELSECFAQFYTECRIIGLEEQQLEQSRLLLCFLTKQILLKGLDLLGVETLEKI, from the coding sequence atggaaaatcCACAAAATATTGTCAAACATGCATTCAATGAAGCTATTAAGAACTTGTTTCCAGAGTTTGATAAAGAAGCAATAATTGCAATATCAAATCCAAACTTTGGAGATTATCAGTGTAATAGTTGTATGACCATTTTCTCGCAATTTAAAGGTAAATTAGAAGGAATAAAAAGCCCACGAGACATTGGAATGAAGATTAAAGATTATATTGAGAAAAATGGTGATTTGtcaataaattttaaatccaTAGAAGTTGCACCACAAGGATTTATTACAATAAAGTTATCAGatgaatttattcaaaataatttatctaaATTACAAGAAATGGATGAGGTAAAAGTAACTCCAACAATGAAATTCCACTGCAAAAGTGGAAGAAAAACTCCAAAAGTAATTGTAGATTTCTCATCACCAAACATTGCCAAAGAAATGCATGTTGGACACTTAAGATCTACAATTATTGGTGATACAACATGTAgaattcttgaatatttagGATTTGAAGTATTAAGAGTTAATCACGTTGGAGATTGGGGTACTCAATTTGGCATGcttattgaatatttaaaggaAGAATATCCCACTTTTGTTGAGAATTTACCAGAAATATCAGATTTACAAGAATTCTATAAGAACTCAAAGAAAAGGTTTGATACTGATCCACAATTTAAGTTAAGGAGCCAACAGAATGTTGTTATGTTACAAGGGGGTGATCAAGATGCTTTGACTGCTTGGAAAAAGATTTGTGAGGTTAGCCGAGTTgaatttcagaaaatttACGATCGACTTGGAATTCGTCTTGAGGAATTTGGTGAAAGTTATTATAATGATATGATCCCTGGGGTTGTTAAAATGTTGGATGAAAAGGGTATTCTTAAGCTTGATAATGGAGCTCAGTGTGTTTATactaaaattaatgaaataccTTTAATGGCTGTTAAAAGTGATGGAGGATATGGATATGATTCAACAGATTTAGCTGCAATTCACCATAGATTAATCACTTTAGATGCTGATTGGGTTATCTACACTACTGATATGGGCCAAGAAGAACATTTTATGAAACTTTTCGACGTTGCTGAAACTATGGGATGGCATGATCCTTCTAATACAAGACTATTTTTCATTGGATTTGGAGTTATTCAAGGAGAAGATGGAAAAAAGTTTAAAACAAGAAGTGGTGATGTTGTCAAATTAACTGAACTTATTGACGAAGGTGTTGCTAGAgcaaagaaagaattagTTGACAGAAGAAATCAAAGAAGATCTGatcaaacaaataaatcaaatacaGATGTTGAAGTTGATCatccaaatattgatgattCTGACTTGGATTTAATGGCAAATACTATTGGTCATGCAGCTATTAAGTACTTTGATTTGAAGCAAAATAGACTTACTAATTACAGATTTTCATTTGATCGAATGTTGGATCCAAAAGGTAATACTGCAGTTTATTTACTATATGCATATGCAAGAATTTGTGCAATCTTTAGAAAAGTTGAATTCATTCAATCTGATAATAGTATGGTAATTAAACAGAAAGTTTCAAACTTTAAGCTTAAGATTTCTAATAATGTTGAACGAAAATTGTCTATTCAGTTACTCAGATTCCCTGAAGTTTTTGATGGaattttgaatgatttCTTCCCCAATAGACTTGCTGATTATTGTTATGAATTATCCGAGTGTTTTGCACAATTTTATACTGAATGCAGAATTATTGGATTAGAAGAACAGCAACTTGAACAAAGTAGGCTTTTACTTTGTTTCTTAACAAaacaaattcttttaaaaggACTTGATTTATTGGGAGTTGAAACTTTGGagaagatttaa
- a CDS encoding hypothetical protein (with carboxy terminus similar to n-acylaminoacyl-peptide hydrolase), whose protein sequence is MSASEVKDTRLSLITAFHGAWFCKEATITKVGSQIISFCKGYRSIGERRVPFNFTLSHNTSGLIHDIDGPLDDRSDPSTTGYPLLEFYKSNYFFSLYEDIDYQTRQTTGARLVVYSLNASSLTPFSASSNFDTCTNLLHDKILKVNSDGTFDVGLTWKNAYYIAEPKVKRPKWTDKMKNPFSERQWSVTDYGNQNLYVPDWGENLSEFKNPRVYAWSFDMPNSINSEPFELNFSFRETHSVFSLRLLPNEMAMVVNAFENEPLKLGYSFCFGRPSKAILCNLAPSEPIGSYNLKTISEIILTPPDEFVRGIQIIVTSCSPLVSKCTLLYFSMPSNQLNEPHWSSLQLCAQDLVLNGLSWSPEGERRICVSTQADPAPANDPLKFEGFSGLFGTSNYALIPLNGSNWVFTSTYVGSKLVPVAINIITGQVCRIKLVVSDESLYEGDLEVFSVSFGPNDSSVYATLNLSSPTMPSLVMIVQMCLNPVRNIIHAQIVKSVSSFGKNSNAFASSLVKKIPQSPLFNNTFNLAKVLDNIEFFTFKDKHLVIRSKDLSKCSPDLKKSPLFLFLHGGPHSVTTTNYNFFLVFLVSIGYTVLAPNYTGSIGFGDNYTKSLIGHCFETDVNEIMSLSDNIRSVKELNLDPNKCFAYGGSYGGALIFSLVTHHPNFLTCAVSSNGFTNAISFIGTTDIPDYVFSEFIPETSVPDKKRITILRDTDTLVKLHTNSPISMVDKVVTPLLIAVGGKDKRVPASQSIEFYKALKQLGKSEVKMLYYPDSGHSISRSKEPLDLFLNLANWFGLHSGIPFVFTGDL, encoded by the coding sequence ATGAGCGCATCTGAAGTAAAGGATACTAGACTTTCTTTGATTACGGCTTTTCATGGAGCTTGGTTTTGTAAAGAAGCTACAATAACTAAAGTTGGAAGCCAGATAATCTCATTCTGCAAGGGGTATCGATCAATTGGTGAACGTAGAGTTCCTTTTAACTTCACCTTGTCTCATAATACTTCAGGACTAATTCACGATATTGATGGCCCATTAGACGATAGGTCTGATCCTAGTACAACGGGATATCCTTTGCTAGAATTctataaatcaaattacTTTTTCTCATTATACGAGGATATTGACTACCAGACAAGACAAACCACTGGTGCAAGATTAGTAGTCTACTCGTTAAATGCATCATCTTTAACACCTTTTAGTGCATCTTCTAACTTTGATACTTGTACAAATTTGCTCCATGATAAGATTCTAAAGGTTAATTCTGATGGTACCTTTGATGTTGGACTCACATGGAAAAATGCCTATTACATAGCAGAACCAAAAGTTAAGCGTCCAAAGTGGACAGataaaatgaaaaatcCATTTTCTGAAAGACAATGGAGCGTCACTGATTATGGAAATCAGAATCTCTATGTACCTGACTGGGGAGAAAATCTTTCAGAATTTAAGAATCCGCGTGTATATGCTTGGAGCTTTGACATGCCAAATTCGATTAATTCTGAACCATTTGAGCTTAATTTCAGTTTTCGTGAGACACATTCTGTCTTTTCATTAAGACTACTTCCAAACGAAATGGCTATGGTTGTTAATGCTTTTGAAAATGAGCCTTTGAAACTTGGTTACTCTTTTTGTTTTGGCCGTCCATCTAAGGCTATTCTATGTAATTTGGCTCCTTCAGAACCTATTGGTTCATATAATCTTAAAActatttcagaaattatTCTTACTCCTCCTGATGAATTTGTTAGAGGAATACAAATTATTGTTACATCATGTTCTCCACTAGTTTCTAAATGCACTTTATTATACTTTTCTATGCCTTCTAATCAGCTGAATGAACCTCACTGGTCCTCCTTACAACTTTGTGCTCAAGATCTTGTATTGAATGGACTCTCTTGGTCTCCAGAAGgagaaagaagaatttgtGTGTCTACTCAAGCAGATCCTGCTCCAGCAAATGACCCTCTCAAATTTGAAGGTTTCTCTGGACTATTTGGTACATCTAACTACGCTCTTATTCCTTTAAATGGTTCAAACTGGGTATTCACTTCTACTTATGTTGGAAGTAAATTAGTACCTGTtgcaattaatattattacagGACAAGTTTGCAGAATTAAACTTGTCGTAAGTGATGAGTCATTGTATGAGGGTGATCTAGAAGTTTTTTCTGTAAGCTTTGGACCTAATGATTCTTCAGTTTATGCAACTCTTAATCTATCTTCACCTACTATGCCATCTTTGGTCATGATTGTACAAATGTGCCTAAATCCAGTACGTAATATTATTCACGCTCAAATCGTCAAATCTGTGAGCTCTTTTGGAAAGAATTCTAATGCTTTTGCTTCATCTcttgtaaaaaaaattccaCAATCTCCATTGTTTAATAACACATTCAATCTTGCAAAAGTCTTGGACAATATTGAATTCTTCACTTTTAAGGACAAACATTTAGTTATTAGAAGTAAGGACCTATCTAAATGTTCTCCTGACCTCAAAAAAAGTCCGctttttctatttcttcATGGAGGTCCACACTCAGTAACAACCACAAACTACAACTTTTTCCTTGTTTTCCTAGTAAGTATCGGATATACAGTACTTGCTCCAAATTATACTGGATCTATTGGTTTTGGAGACAATTATACCAAATCACTTATTGGACATTGTTTTGAAACAGATGTTAATGAGATTATGTCTCTATCAGATAATATTAGAAGCGTTAAAGAACTGAATTTGGATCCAAACAAATGTTTTGCTTATGGTGGATCATATGGAGGAGCTTTAATTTTCTCATTAGTCACACATCATCCCAATTTTCTTACATGTGCTGTATCTAGTAATGGATTTACTAATGCGATATCTTTTATTGGAACTACTGATATTCCAGATTACGTATTTTCTGAGTTTATTCCTGAGACTTCAGTACCAGataagaaaagaattacAATTCTTAGAGATACAGATACTTTAGTTAAGCTTCATACGAATTCGCCAATATCTATGGTAGATAAGGTTGTTActccattattaatagcTGTTGGAGGTAAAGATAAAAGGGTACCAGCATCACAATCTATTGAATTTTATAAAGCTTTGAAGCAGCTTGGTAAGAGCGAGGTTAAAATGCTTTACTATCCTGACTCAGGCCACTCAATTAGTAGGTCAAAAGAACCATTAGACTTATTCTTGAATTTAGCGAATTGGTTTGGTCTTCATTCTGGAATTCCTTTCGTTTTTACCGGagatttataa
- a CDS encoding Ser/Thr protein kinase, which yields MKNFSKEETRKPFTNRQVIDIKSRHDQSGRHLKTNGEFGYESGIWSKFVGLMKNSLNISILNRPSNQLNKVMDNTSSKNHLKEIIMKKSTEKFNDKSAKLGIGLREQKEVNIGIKSKGEKSPVSPKSTKISPSLSPVVSFPYSTSSPSSSSSSSFSSPSSLNENIGISFAEQILNFNSSEYSKVINGQAPVTPTTLDGSSTTTSPTFTNLRFSSPSNNNGSAKYNETPNSKEFDSSTLKEEYFSNKKNHAVDFSADDNHLNYIMERINQSGLVESNDKSVAKLDIPLLNQYISQDLIAEVGSCLEENNKRISSNKYTLLGRGLSNLPKHSSTVSYSPSSLSSGKNDKVCYTWKEAKQLISKLKSSTKLYKFNGVPFSDWAHEKIPTLGASPTSCRVQEMFKSRIYLEKNNEVYATLFIKKIPRNIWSKQWEMHEIWDGDYVTDGEDFVMEAAALAFLQNHSVGIAPRLYAILEHCEDNCNDINSNKESKIQYRNIANRNACDYLLSKDTTHIILVSEHYGEDLLDYLDKCEKKNRNLTDKEKKELQYKLALALNNLHSKGLCHLDFTPENILIGPNGINICDFAKSTPIITKNPRHTHYSRKSPKNHLSENFNSNNTSFNFINPPPEAYCEFESCEPTVGKGAYMPPECWKIFWRLEENKIQFPLEELMDIDTYNRRSNYSYFNEFSRIHNKSPIKCQDRSMFYFNTRIADIYMLGIIMFWIWSDGGIWKYSDTRQDHRYQNLVFSDINFDVFRECRGWNKQLKSLLKKMLEPDPNKRITMSEILSDPWWKCPLDE from the coding sequence atgaaaaacTTTTCGAAAGAAGAGACACGAAAACCTTTTACAAATAGACAagttattgatattaaGTCGAGGCATGATCAGAGTGGAAGACATTTAAAGACAAATGGAGAATTTGGATATGAAAGTGGGATTTGGTCAAAATTTGTTGGATTAATGAAGAACTCactaaatatttcaattttaaacAGACCTTCAAATCAATTGAATAAAGTTATGGATAATACGAGTTCAAAAAACcatttgaaagaaataataatgaagaagagTACGGAGAAATTTAACGATAAATCAGCAAAGTTAGGAATTGGATTAAGAGAACAGAAAGAAGTTAATATTGGGATTAAATCAAAGGGGGAAAAGAGCCCAGTTTCGCCAAAAAGTACAAAGATATCACCCAGTTTATCTCCCGTTGTTTCTTTCCCCTACTCAACTTCTTCTccatcatcttcttcttcctcatcattttcatctCCTTCAAGtttgaatgaaaatattggaatttcttttgcagaacaaatattgaattttaattcaagtGAATATTCCAAGGTTATTAATGGTCAAGCTCCTGTTACTCCAACAACATTAGATGGAAGTTCAACAACAACGTCTCCAACATTTACAAATTTACGTTTTTCAAGtccttcaaataataatggatctgcaaaatataatgaaacTCCAAATAGTAAGGAATTTGATTCTTCAActttaaaagaagaatatttttcaaataaaaagaatcaTGCAGTGGATTTTTCTGCAGATGATAATCATCTAAATTACATAATGGAAAGAATAAATCAAAGTGGCTTAGTAGAATCCAATGATAAGTCTGTTGCAAAATTAGATATTcctttattaaatcaatatatcTCACAAGACTTAATTGCAGAAGTAGGCAGTTGCttggaagaaaataataaaaggaTATCAAGTAACAAATATACTTTATTAGGTAGAGGATTGAGTAATTTACCAAAACATTCATCCACAGTATCTTATTCTCCATCTTCTTTATCATCAGGAAAAAACGACAAAGTTTGTTATACCTGGAAAGAGGCAAAACAACTCATAAGTAAATTAAAGAGTTCAACAAAACTGTATAAATTTAATGGGGTCCCATTTTCTGATTGGGCTCACGAGAAAATACCAACTTTGGGTGCTTCCCCAACAAGTTGTAGGGTTCAGGAAATGTTCAAATCTAGaatttatttggaaaaaaataatgaagttTATGCtactttatttataaaaaagataCCAAGAAATATTTGGTCTAAACAATGGGAAATGCATGAGATTTGGGATGGTGATTATGTTACTGATGGGGAAGACTTTGTGATGGAGGCTGCAGCTCTAGCTTTTCTGCAAAATCATAGTGTTGGAATTGCTCCAAGACTATATGCTATTCTGGAACATTGTGAAGATAATTgtaatgatattaatagtaataaagaaagtaaaattCAATACAGAAATATCGCAAATAGAAATGCTTGCGATTATTTACTATCTAAAGATACTACACatataatattagtttCAGAACATTATGGTGAAGACTTATTGGATTATTTGGATAAAtgtgaaaaaaaaaatagaaatctAACAGATAAAGAGAAAAAGGAATTACAATATAAATTGGCATTAGCATTAAATAATCTTCATTCAAAAGGATTATGCCACCTTGATTTCACTcctgaaaatattttaattggCCCAAATGGTATCAATATTTGTGATTTTGCAAAATCTACTCCAATTATTACCAAAAATCCTAGACATACTCattattcaagaaaaagtccaaaaaatcatttatctgaaaattttaattctaataatactaGCTTTAACTTTATCAATCCGCCTCCTGAAGCTTATTGTGAGTTTGAAAGTTGTGAACCGACTGTTGGAAAAGGAGCTTATATGCCACCAGAATGTTGGAAGATCTTTTGGAGATTAgaggaaaataaaattcaatttccaCTTGAAGAATTAATGGATATTGATACATATAATAGAAGAAGcaattattcatattttaatgaattctCCAGAATTCATAATAAAAGTCCAATTAAATGCCAAGATAGATCTatgttttattttaatacaaGGATTGCTGATATATATATGCTTGGTATTATAATGTTTTGGATCTGGTCAGATGGTGgaatttggaaatattcCGATACCAGACAAGATCATAGGTATCAGAATTTGGTATTTTctgatattaattttgatgtATTTCGTGAATGCAGAGGTTGGAACAAACaattaaaatcattattaaaaaaaatgttggAGCCTGATCCAAATAAAAGGATCACAATGAGCGAAATTTTATCCGATCCATGGTGGAAATGCCCCTTAGATGAGTAG